The following are from one region of the Populus trichocarpa isolate Nisqually-1 chromosome 8, P.trichocarpa_v4.1, whole genome shotgun sequence genome:
- the LOC7473245 gene encoding chaperone protein dnaJ 16 isoform X2, with protein sequence MGWLWLKYPLLFFSLFLPLLIKVWKFSFTCYFRYHPDKNSNDPEAADMFKEVTFSYNILSDPDKRRQYDSAGFEAVELESQELELDLSSLGAVNTMFAALFSKLGVPIKTTVSATVLEEALNGVVDIHPLPLGLPICRKVEKQCAHFYSVTITEEEARDGFVCRVQSSDKSKFKLLYFDQEESGGLSLALQEDSAKTGKVTSAGMYFLCFPVYRLDHTVNSIAAAKDADAAFFKILDGFQPYEITELKAGTHVFAVYGDNFFKSASYSIEALCAAPFMEEKANLRAVEAEILAKRAEISKFETEYREVLAQFTEMSSRYAQEMQAIDEFLRQRNEIHASYTTAPPMKRSSNKRRNKGSIRETKEDAQVRDKKPSTRDRPKKKKWFNIHLKVDKRKPC encoded by the exons ATGGGTTGGCTTTGGTTAAAATACCCtctactttttttctctttgtttcttccATTGCTGATAAAGGTGTGGAAATTCTCTTTCACATGCTATTTCAGGTACCATCCTGACAAAAATTCAAATGACCCTGAAGCAGCTGATATGTTTAAAGAGGTtacattttcatataatatattgTCTGATCCAGACAAGCGGCGCCAATATGATTCAGCTGGTTTTGAG GCTGTTGAATTGGAAAGTCAAGAACTTGAACTAGATCTTTCAAGCTTGGGAGCTGTAAATACTATGTTTGCGGCACTCTTTAG TAAACTTGGAGTACCGATTAAGACCACTGTATCAGCAACTGTCTTGGAGGAGGCGCTTAATGGTGTTGTTGATATTCATCCACTTCCACTTGGGTTGCCTATTTGTCGGAAG GTTGAAAAGCAATGTGCCCACTTCTATTCTGTCACGATAACAGAAGAGGAGGCAAGGGATGGATTTGTCTGCCGAGTCCAATCATCTGACAAAAGCAAGTTCAAG TTGTTGTATTTTGATCAGGAAGAAAGTGGTGGATTAAGCCTTGCTCTACAG GAGGACAGTGCTAAAACAGGAAAGGTTACATCTGCTGGAATGtactttctttgttttcctgtATACCGGCTGGATCACACTGTCAACTCT ATTGCAGCTGCAAAAGATGCTGATGCTGCCTTCTTCAAAATACTGGATGGGTTTCAGCCATATGAAATAACTGAACTGAAGGCTGGCACCCATGTTTTTGCTGTCTATG gtgacaatttttttaaaagcgcaAGTTACTCAATAGAAGCTCTCTGTGCTGCACCTTTTATGGAAGAGAAGGCAAATCTTAGAGCTGTAGAAGCAGAGATTCTTGCAAAGAGGGCAGAAATATCTAAGTTTGAGACTGAATATAGAGAG GTATTGGCACAATTTACCGAGATGAGCAGTAGATATGCACAAGAGATGCAAGCA ATTGATGAGTTCCTTAGACAAAGGAATGAAATTCATGCCTCCTACACCACTGCTCCGCCAATGAAGCGGAGTTCAAATAAACGGAGGAATAAGGGTTCCATCAGGGAGACCAAAGAAGATGCACAAGTAAGAGATAAGAAACCTTCTACAAGGGATAGAcctaagaagaagaaatggttcAACATCCACTTAAAAGTTGACAAAAGAAAGCCTTGCTAA
- the LOC7473245 gene encoding chaperone protein dnaJ 16 isoform X3 produces MFKEVTFSYNILSDPDKRRQYDSAGFEAVELESQELELDLSSLGAVNTMFAALFSKLGVPIKTTVSATVLEEALNGVVDIHPLPLGLPICRKVEKQCAHFYSVTITEEEARDGFVCRVQSSDKSKFKLLYFDQEESGGLSLALQEDSAKTGKVTSAGMYFLCFPVYRLDHTVNSIAAAKDADAAFFKILDGFQPYEITELKAGTHVFAVYGDNFFKSASYSIEALCAAPFMEEKANLRAVEAEILAKRAEISKFETEYREVLAQFTEMSSRYAQEMQAIDEFLRQRNEIHASYTTAPPMKRSSNKRRNKGSIRETKEDAQVRDKKPSTRDRPKKKKWFNIHLKVDKRKPC; encoded by the exons ATGTTTAAAGAGGTtacattttcatataatatattgTCTGATCCAGACAAGCGGCGCCAATATGATTCAGCTGGTTTTGAG GCTGTTGAATTGGAAAGTCAAGAACTTGAACTAGATCTTTCAAGCTTGGGAGCTGTAAATACTATGTTTGCGGCACTCTTTAG TAAACTTGGAGTACCGATTAAGACCACTGTATCAGCAACTGTCTTGGAGGAGGCGCTTAATGGTGTTGTTGATATTCATCCACTTCCACTTGGGTTGCCTATTTGTCGGAAG GTTGAAAAGCAATGTGCCCACTTCTATTCTGTCACGATAACAGAAGAGGAGGCAAGGGATGGATTTGTCTGCCGAGTCCAATCATCTGACAAAAGCAAGTTCAAG TTGTTGTATTTTGATCAGGAAGAAAGTGGTGGATTAAGCCTTGCTCTACAG GAGGACAGTGCTAAAACAGGAAAGGTTACATCTGCTGGAATGtactttctttgttttcctgtATACCGGCTGGATCACACTGTCAACTCT ATTGCAGCTGCAAAAGATGCTGATGCTGCCTTCTTCAAAATACTGGATGGGTTTCAGCCATATGAAATAACTGAACTGAAGGCTGGCACCCATGTTTTTGCTGTCTATG gtgacaatttttttaaaagcgcaAGTTACTCAATAGAAGCTCTCTGTGCTGCACCTTTTATGGAAGAGAAGGCAAATCTTAGAGCTGTAGAAGCAGAGATTCTTGCAAAGAGGGCAGAAATATCTAAGTTTGAGACTGAATATAGAGAG GTATTGGCACAATTTACCGAGATGAGCAGTAGATATGCACAAGAGATGCAAGCA ATTGATGAGTTCCTTAGACAAAGGAATGAAATTCATGCCTCCTACACCACTGCTCCGCCAATGAAGCGGAGTTCAAATAAACGGAGGAATAAGGGTTCCATCAGGGAGACCAAAGAAGATGCACAAGTAAGAGATAAGAAACCTTCTACAAGGGATAGAcctaagaagaagaaatggttcAACATCCACTTAAAAGTTGACAAAAGAAAGCCTTGCTAA
- the LOC7473247 gene encoding uncharacterized protein LOC7473247 isoform X1, which produces MGFTSALSLYSLSHPKVSAGAAHSHSHPLKHRLQSEANPLTVRRRCLRFRSVVVKAAAASGRGRRVYSQSQPPLINAPVKQVASFIIPAGVFVAVTFVLWKLVEKLLMPKPARSSLSAAENKSPEKGMKWSFAPGTNLLSGFTAKVDRESKQKLNEFAKQLRAFRSVDMSGCNFGDEGLFFLAESLAYNQILEEVSFAANGITAEGTKAFDRVLQSNISLKTLNISGNPIGDEGAKILCEILVDNVGIEKLQLNSADLGDEGAKAIADLLKKSSTLRVVELNNNMIDYSGFTSLAGALLENNAVRSIYLNGNYGGALGANALAKGLEGNKSLRELHLQGNSIGDEGVRALMSGLSSTKAKLTHLDIGNNSISAKGAFHVAEYVKKSKSLFWLNMYMNDIGDEGAEKIADALKQNRSIAIIDLGGNNIHAKGISEIAQVLKDNTVITTLEIGYNPFGPDGMKVLSEILKFHGNVKALKLGWCQIGAKGSEYIADTLKYNNTISILDLRGNGLRDEGAVCLARSLKVVNEVLTELDLGFNEIRDDGAFAIAQALKSNEDVKITSLNLGNNFLTKFGQSALTDARDHVYEMNEKEVNIVF; this is translated from the exons ATGGGCTTCACTTCGGCTCTCTCTCTATACTCCCTCTCACATCCgaag GTTTCAGCTGGGGCGGCCCATTCTCATTCTCATCCGCTAAAGCACAGACTCCAATCCGAGGCGAACCCTTTAACGGTTCGAAGAAGATGTTTGAGATTTAGGAGTGTGGTTGTGAAGGCGGCTGCTGCTTCTGGACGTGGCCGCAGAGTGTACAGTCAGTCTCAGCCTCCTTTGATTAACGCTCCCGTCAAGCAGGTTGCCTCCTTCATTATCCCCGCCGGAGTCTTTGTAGCTGTCACTTTCG TTTTGTGGAAATTGGTGGAGAAACTTCTTATGCCGAAGCCAGCAAGGTCTAGTTTATCAGCAGCAGAAAATAAGTCTCCTGAAAAAGGAATGAAATGGTCCTTTGCCCCTGGCACTAATTTACTATCAGGTTTCACTGCCAAAGTCGACAGGGAGTCCAAGCAGAAGCTTAATGAATTTGCCAAGCAACTCAGGGCTTTCAGAAGCGTTGACATGTCCG GATGTAATTTCGGAGATGAAGGACTGTTTTTCCTTGCTGAGAGCTTAGCATACAACCAG ATTCTAGAGGAAGTGAGTTTTGCTGCAAATGGAATAACTGCAGAAGGAACAAAAGCCTTTGACCGTGTACTTCAATCAAACATTTCTCTAAAAACTCTCAACATTTCTGGAAATCCTATTGGTGATGAAGGAGCCAAG atcCTGTGTGAGATATTGGTGGATAATGTTGGTATTGAAAAGCTCCAGCTGAACAGTGCTGATTTAGGTGATGAG GGTGCAAAGGCTATTGCTGACTTATTGAAGAAAAGTTCAACCTTGCGTGTGGTTGAACTTAATAACAACATGATTGACTATTCT GGATTTACAAGTCTTGCTGGAGCACTTCTTGAGAATAATGCTGTACGAAGTATATATCTCAA TGGAAATTATGGTGGCGCTTTGGGGGCTAATGCTTTGGCTAAAGGGCTTGAGGGGAACAAGTCTTTACGA GAACTTCACTTGCAAGGAAATTCTATTGGAGATGAAGGAGTTCGTGCCTTGATGTCAGGTTTATCTTCAACCAAAG caAAACTTACGCATCTAGACATTGGCAACAACTCAATTAGTGCAAAAGGTGCCTTTCATGTTGCCGAGTATGTCAAAAAGAGCAAGAGCTTATTTTGGTTGAACATGTACATGAATGACATAGGTGATGAG GGTGCTGAAAAGATTGCTGATGCTTTGAAGCAAAACCGTAGTATAGCAATTATAGACCTG GGAGGAAATAACATACACGCCAAGGGAATAAGTGAAATAGCTCAAGTTTTAAAAGATAACACTGTCATCACAACG TTGGAAATCGGTTATAATCCCTTCGGACCAGATGGAATGAAGGTGTTATCAGAAATTCTTAAGTTTCATGGAAATGTGAAAGCACTAAAGCTGGGTTGGTGCCAG ATAGGAGCAAAGGGCTCAGAGTACATTGCAGATACTTTGAAATACAACAATACAATTTCGATTCTGGACTTGCGAGGAAATGGGCTCAGAGATGAA GGTGCGGTTTGTCTGGCTCGCAGCTTGAAAGTTGTCAATGAAGTTCTAACCGAGCTTGACTTAGGATTTAATGAAATAAGA GATGATGGGGCTTTTGCCATTGCTCAAGCCCTCAAGTCAAATGAAGATGTAAAAATCACCTCTCTAAATCTCGGAAATAACTTCCTTACAAAATTTGGGCAG AGTGCTCTCACTGATGCAAGGGATCATGTATATGAGATGAATGAAAAGGAAGTGAACATCGTTTTCTAG
- the LOC7473247 gene encoding uncharacterized protein LOC7473247 isoform X2 yields MGFTSALSLYSLSHPKVSAGAAHSHSHPLKHRLQSEANPLTVRRRCLRFRSVVVKAAAASGRGRRVYSQSQPPLINAPVKQVASFIIPAGVFVAVTFVLWKLVEKLLMPKPARSSLSAAENKSPEKGMKWSFAPGTNLLSGFTAKVDRESKQKLNEFAKQLRAFRSVDMSGCNFGDEGLFFLAESLAYNQILEEVSFAANGITAEGTKAFDRVLQSNISLKTLNISGNPIGDEGAKILCEILVDNVGIEKLQLNSADLGDEGAKAIADLLKKSSTLRVVELNNNMIDYSGFTSLAGALLENNAVRSIYLNGNYGGALGANALAKGLEGNKSLRELHLQGNSIGDEGVRALMSGLSSTKAKLTHLDIGNNSISAKGAFHVAEYVKKSKSLFWLNMYMNDIGDEGAEKIADALKQNRSIAIIDLGGNNIHAKGISEIAQVLKDNTVITTIGAKGSEYIADTLKYNNTISILDLRGNGLRDEGAVCLARSLKVVNEVLTELDLGFNEIRDDGAFAIAQALKSNEDVKITSLNLGNNFLTKFGQSALTDARDHVYEMNEKEVNIVF; encoded by the exons ATGGGCTTCACTTCGGCTCTCTCTCTATACTCCCTCTCACATCCgaag GTTTCAGCTGGGGCGGCCCATTCTCATTCTCATCCGCTAAAGCACAGACTCCAATCCGAGGCGAACCCTTTAACGGTTCGAAGAAGATGTTTGAGATTTAGGAGTGTGGTTGTGAAGGCGGCTGCTGCTTCTGGACGTGGCCGCAGAGTGTACAGTCAGTCTCAGCCTCCTTTGATTAACGCTCCCGTCAAGCAGGTTGCCTCCTTCATTATCCCCGCCGGAGTCTTTGTAGCTGTCACTTTCG TTTTGTGGAAATTGGTGGAGAAACTTCTTATGCCGAAGCCAGCAAGGTCTAGTTTATCAGCAGCAGAAAATAAGTCTCCTGAAAAAGGAATGAAATGGTCCTTTGCCCCTGGCACTAATTTACTATCAGGTTTCACTGCCAAAGTCGACAGGGAGTCCAAGCAGAAGCTTAATGAATTTGCCAAGCAACTCAGGGCTTTCAGAAGCGTTGACATGTCCG GATGTAATTTCGGAGATGAAGGACTGTTTTTCCTTGCTGAGAGCTTAGCATACAACCAG ATTCTAGAGGAAGTGAGTTTTGCTGCAAATGGAATAACTGCAGAAGGAACAAAAGCCTTTGACCGTGTACTTCAATCAAACATTTCTCTAAAAACTCTCAACATTTCTGGAAATCCTATTGGTGATGAAGGAGCCAAG atcCTGTGTGAGATATTGGTGGATAATGTTGGTATTGAAAAGCTCCAGCTGAACAGTGCTGATTTAGGTGATGAG GGTGCAAAGGCTATTGCTGACTTATTGAAGAAAAGTTCAACCTTGCGTGTGGTTGAACTTAATAACAACATGATTGACTATTCT GGATTTACAAGTCTTGCTGGAGCACTTCTTGAGAATAATGCTGTACGAAGTATATATCTCAA TGGAAATTATGGTGGCGCTTTGGGGGCTAATGCTTTGGCTAAAGGGCTTGAGGGGAACAAGTCTTTACGA GAACTTCACTTGCAAGGAAATTCTATTGGAGATGAAGGAGTTCGTGCCTTGATGTCAGGTTTATCTTCAACCAAAG caAAACTTACGCATCTAGACATTGGCAACAACTCAATTAGTGCAAAAGGTGCCTTTCATGTTGCCGAGTATGTCAAAAAGAGCAAGAGCTTATTTTGGTTGAACATGTACATGAATGACATAGGTGATGAG GGTGCTGAAAAGATTGCTGATGCTTTGAAGCAAAACCGTAGTATAGCAATTATAGACCTG GGAGGAAATAACATACACGCCAAGGGAATAAGTGAAATAGCTCAAGTTTTAAAAGATAACACTGTCATCACAACG ATAGGAGCAAAGGGCTCAGAGTACATTGCAGATACTTTGAAATACAACAATACAATTTCGATTCTGGACTTGCGAGGAAATGGGCTCAGAGATGAA GGTGCGGTTTGTCTGGCTCGCAGCTTGAAAGTTGTCAATGAAGTTCTAACCGAGCTTGACTTAGGATTTAATGAAATAAGA GATGATGGGGCTTTTGCCATTGCTCAAGCCCTCAAGTCAAATGAAGATGTAAAAATCACCTCTCTAAATCTCGGAAATAACTTCCTTACAAAATTTGGGCAG AGTGCTCTCACTGATGCAAGGGATCATGTATATGAGATGAATGAAAAGGAAGTGAACATCGTTTTCTAG
- the LOC7473247 gene encoding uncharacterized protein LOC7473247 isoform X3 translates to MPKPARSSLSAAENKSPEKGMKWSFAPGTNLLSGFTAKVDRESKQKLNEFAKQLRAFRSVDMSGCNFGDEGLFFLAESLAYNQILEEVSFAANGITAEGTKAFDRVLQSNISLKTLNISGNPIGDEGAKILCEILVDNVGIEKLQLNSADLGDEGAKAIADLLKKSSTLRVVELNNNMIDYSGFTSLAGALLENNAVRSIYLNGNYGGALGANALAKGLEGNKSLRELHLQGNSIGDEGVRALMSGLSSTKAKLTHLDIGNNSISAKGAFHVAEYVKKSKSLFWLNMYMNDIGDEGAEKIADALKQNRSIAIIDLGGNNIHAKGISEIAQVLKDNTVITTLEIGYNPFGPDGMKVLSEILKFHGNVKALKLGWCQIGAKGSEYIADTLKYNNTISILDLRGNGLRDEGAVCLARSLKVVNEVLTELDLGFNEIRDDGAFAIAQALKSNEDVKITSLNLGNNFLTKFGQSALTDARDHVYEMNEKEVNIVF, encoded by the exons ATGCCGAAGCCAGCAAGGTCTAGTTTATCAGCAGCAGAAAATAAGTCTCCTGAAAAAGGAATGAAATGGTCCTTTGCCCCTGGCACTAATTTACTATCAGGTTTCACTGCCAAAGTCGACAGGGAGTCCAAGCAGAAGCTTAATGAATTTGCCAAGCAACTCAGGGCTTTCAGAAGCGTTGACATGTCCG GATGTAATTTCGGAGATGAAGGACTGTTTTTCCTTGCTGAGAGCTTAGCATACAACCAG ATTCTAGAGGAAGTGAGTTTTGCTGCAAATGGAATAACTGCAGAAGGAACAAAAGCCTTTGACCGTGTACTTCAATCAAACATTTCTCTAAAAACTCTCAACATTTCTGGAAATCCTATTGGTGATGAAGGAGCCAAG atcCTGTGTGAGATATTGGTGGATAATGTTGGTATTGAAAAGCTCCAGCTGAACAGTGCTGATTTAGGTGATGAG GGTGCAAAGGCTATTGCTGACTTATTGAAGAAAAGTTCAACCTTGCGTGTGGTTGAACTTAATAACAACATGATTGACTATTCT GGATTTACAAGTCTTGCTGGAGCACTTCTTGAGAATAATGCTGTACGAAGTATATATCTCAA TGGAAATTATGGTGGCGCTTTGGGGGCTAATGCTTTGGCTAAAGGGCTTGAGGGGAACAAGTCTTTACGA GAACTTCACTTGCAAGGAAATTCTATTGGAGATGAAGGAGTTCGTGCCTTGATGTCAGGTTTATCTTCAACCAAAG caAAACTTACGCATCTAGACATTGGCAACAACTCAATTAGTGCAAAAGGTGCCTTTCATGTTGCCGAGTATGTCAAAAAGAGCAAGAGCTTATTTTGGTTGAACATGTACATGAATGACATAGGTGATGAG GGTGCTGAAAAGATTGCTGATGCTTTGAAGCAAAACCGTAGTATAGCAATTATAGACCTG GGAGGAAATAACATACACGCCAAGGGAATAAGTGAAATAGCTCAAGTTTTAAAAGATAACACTGTCATCACAACG TTGGAAATCGGTTATAATCCCTTCGGACCAGATGGAATGAAGGTGTTATCAGAAATTCTTAAGTTTCATGGAAATGTGAAAGCACTAAAGCTGGGTTGGTGCCAG ATAGGAGCAAAGGGCTCAGAGTACATTGCAGATACTTTGAAATACAACAATACAATTTCGATTCTGGACTTGCGAGGAAATGGGCTCAGAGATGAA GGTGCGGTTTGTCTGGCTCGCAGCTTGAAAGTTGTCAATGAAGTTCTAACCGAGCTTGACTTAGGATTTAATGAAATAAGA GATGATGGGGCTTTTGCCATTGCTCAAGCCCTCAAGTCAAATGAAGATGTAAAAATCACCTCTCTAAATCTCGGAAATAACTTCCTTACAAAATTTGGGCAG AGTGCTCTCACTGATGCAAGGGATCATGTATATGAGATGAATGAAAAGGAAGTGAACATCGTTTTCTAG